The proteins below are encoded in one region of Amycolatopsis acidiphila:
- a CDS encoding phosphotriesterase family protein — protein MTQVATVRGPVAGTELGRTYMHEHIFTLTTDVQQNFPQEWGDEDARVDDAVAKLGALAAQGVRTIVDPTVIGLGRYVPRIQRVAGRVPELNIVVATGIYTYESVPFYFYHRGPAIGRPDPMVDMFVKDITEGIGATGVRAGMLKCAIDHQGMTGGVERVMQAVAQAHHRTGTPVTVHTHPGSETGLEVKRVLCDEEGVDPRRVVLGHSGDSTDCDHLSALAEAGFVLGMDRFGINTATTFEARADTLVEMCRRGYAESMVLSQDASCYIDWIDPEVMPLLSQWHYLHIGDEVLPYVREHGVTEKQIETMLVEVPRRVLEGNG, from the coding sequence ATGACGCAGGTGGCGACCGTGCGCGGGCCCGTGGCGGGCACCGAGCTGGGCCGGACGTACATGCACGAGCACATCTTCACCCTCACCACGGACGTGCAGCAGAACTTCCCGCAGGAGTGGGGCGACGAGGACGCTCGCGTCGACGACGCCGTGGCGAAGCTGGGAGCTCTTGCCGCACAAGGGGTCCGGACGATCGTGGACCCGACGGTGATCGGACTGGGCCGGTACGTCCCGCGGATCCAGCGGGTCGCCGGGCGGGTGCCGGAGCTGAACATCGTGGTGGCGACGGGCATCTACACCTACGAGAGCGTGCCGTTCTACTTCTACCACCGCGGCCCGGCGATCGGGCGGCCCGATCCGATGGTGGACATGTTCGTCAAGGACATCACCGAGGGCATCGGCGCGACGGGGGTGCGGGCCGGGATGCTCAAGTGCGCGATCGACCACCAGGGCATGACCGGCGGGGTCGAGCGCGTCATGCAGGCGGTCGCGCAGGCGCATCACCGGACGGGCACGCCGGTCACCGTGCACACGCATCCGGGCTCGGAGACGGGCCTGGAGGTGAAACGCGTCCTGTGCGACGAGGAGGGCGTGGACCCGCGGCGGGTGGTGCTCGGGCACAGCGGCGACAGCACCGACTGCGACCACCTGAGCGCGCTCGCGGAGGCCGGTTTCGTGCTGGGCATGGACCGGTTCGGGATCAACACGGCGACCACCTTCGAGGCCAGGGCCGACACACTGGTCGAGATGTGCCGCCGGGGGTATGCGGAGAGCATGGTGCTGTCGCAGGACGCGTCGTGCTACATCGACTGGATCGACCCGGAGGTGATGCCGCTGCTGTCCCAGTGGCACTACCTCCACATCGGCGACGAGGTGCTGCCGTACGTGCGGGAGCACGGCGTCACGGAGAAGCAGATCGAGACGATGCTGGTCGAGGTGCCCCGCAGGGTCCTGGAGGGCAACGGGTAG